The Abditibacteriaceae bacterium sequence CATTGTGCGCTTGCCTTCGGGCCGCGAAGCGAAACGTGAAGTGCTCGAACACAACGGCGCAGTTTGCATCGTTGCGGTCGAAAGCGACGGACGCATTGTTCTGGTGCGGCAGTTTCGCAAACCTGCCGAAGCTGCGCTCTTGGAAATTCCCGCCGGTGGCCTGGAAGCTGGAGAAACACCCGAAGAATGCGCCCGCCGCGAGCTTTCGGAAGAATGCAACTTGCAAGGCGCGCGCTGGACGCCGCTTTTCAAAGCGTACCTCGCGCCCGGCTACTCCACCGAATTGATGTATGGCTTTCTCGCCGAAGATCTTAGCGATTTGCCCGGCACGCCCGACGAAGACGAAAACGTCGAGGTCGAGCGTTACACCGTGGACGAACTGCTCGCCATGATTGACGATGCGCGCATCATGGATGCGAAAACCATTTGCGGAGTTTTGGCTTACGCACGTCGCAAAGGACTTTAACGAGCGATGAA is a genomic window containing:
- a CDS encoding NUDIX hydrolase, which codes for MLSGMTQNEETISTRRIHDGRVVRLREDIVRLPSGREAKREVLEHNGAVCIVAVESDGRIVLVRQFRKPAEAALLEIPAGGLEAGETPEECARRELSEECNLQGARWTPLFKAYLAPGYSTELMYGFLAEDLSDLPGTPDEDENVEVERYTVDELLAMIDDARIMDAKTICGVLAYARRKGL